In the genome of Limnobaculum zhutongyuii, one region contains:
- a CDS encoding SIR2 family protein, translated as MEEINLLKEIRELKSQLSYAKNIGFFMGAGTSCALGLPNISQLTEQVESALTGPLLYYFHIIKTDLSRPDEIISIEDILNQIRRIREITEERSDREFLGVSGINARELDVEICKNIYNLITEKEVSANLTAPKKFFAWLNMQNRDFSKEIFTTNYDLVIEKSLEAIRAPYFDGFVGSYEPFFWQESVETLVRRNDLTQNWIRLWKIHGSLSWFWKKRENLKSHKVIRLGKIDKIEEEKNEIVIYPSKEKYDLSRRQPFLVYFDRLKNYLLSSELLFIFTGYSFLDQHINEIIFNCLRQNNRLSVVVFFYADSDVKKLHSLSAGYLNLSVFGPTTAIINGTLGKWSFGQSELKNKEKCDSFWNAEDEKFLLGDFNYLVEFLVGNSGRSSEIEVSINED; from the coding sequence ATGGAAGAAATAAATCTACTCAAAGAAATTCGTGAGCTAAAAAGTCAACTATCCTACGCTAAAAATATTGGTTTTTTTATGGGGGCCGGTACCTCCTGTGCTTTGGGCTTACCAAATATATCTCAATTAACTGAACAAGTCGAAAGTGCGTTAACAGGACCATTATTGTATTATTTTCATATAATTAAAACTGACTTATCAAGACCTGATGAAATAATTAGCATTGAAGATATTCTTAATCAGATAAGACGGATTCGCGAAATTACTGAAGAAAGGTCTGATAGAGAATTTCTCGGGGTTTCTGGTATAAATGCACGTGAACTGGATGTTGAAATTTGCAAAAATATTTATAATCTAATCACGGAGAAAGAAGTTAGTGCGAATCTGACTGCCCCAAAGAAATTTTTTGCGTGGTTAAACATGCAAAACAGAGATTTTTCAAAAGAGATTTTTACTACAAATTATGATCTGGTAATAGAAAAATCTCTTGAAGCTATTCGCGCTCCGTATTTTGATGGATTTGTTGGTTCTTATGAACCATTTTTTTGGCAAGAAAGTGTTGAAACACTTGTTCGTAGAAATGATCTAACTCAGAACTGGATTAGACTATGGAAGATACATGGTTCTCTTAGTTGGTTTTGGAAAAAAAGAGAGAATCTGAAGTCGCATAAAGTTATACGTCTTGGGAAAATAGATAAAATTGAAGAAGAGAAAAATGAGATAGTTATTTACCCATCAAAAGAAAAATATGATCTATCTCGTAGGCAACCTTTTCTAGTTTACTTCGATCGCCTTAAAAACTATTTATTGAGCAGTGAGCTATTATTCATTTTTACCGGATACTCATTTTTAGATCAGCATATTAATGAAATTATTTTTAATTGCTTGAGGCAAAACAACAGGCTTAGTGTTGTAGTGTTTTTTTATGCAGACAGTGACGTTAAAAAACTACATTCACTCTCAGCAGGATATCTAAATCTATCTGTATTCGGACCAACAACTGCGATTATAAACGGAACATTAGGAAAATGGTCCTTTGGCCAATCCGAGCTAAAAAACAAAGAAAAATGTGATAGTTTTTGGAATGCCGAAGATGAAAAATTCTTGCTTGGTGATTTTAATTATTTGGTTGAGTTCTTAGTTGGTAATTCTGGTCGTAGTAGTGAAATTGAGGTATCTATAAATGAAGACTGA
- a CDS encoding recombinase family protein: MALLGYARVSTSHQKLTVQIMELKSVGVRDDRIFTDMMSGATDEREGLQRLLARAEKDDIIICTKMDRLGRNTADMIHIVDACYKKGIAIRFLENGLSTEGTMGKMVIQILAAVAEAERERLLERTNDGRIFAMASGVKFGRKPHSKAALVRQLINQKQSEKIILEKTGVSRATYFRLKKSENNQKSSER, from the coding sequence ATGGCATTACTGGGATATGCAAGAGTATCAACCAGCCATCAGAAACTGACGGTACAGATTATGGAGCTGAAATCTGTAGGTGTCAGAGATGACCGGATTTTTACTGATATGATGTCAGGAGCCACGGATGAGCGTGAAGGGTTACAACGGCTACTTGCCCGTGCAGAAAAGGATGACATCATTATTTGTACCAAAATGGATCGGCTTGGTCGCAATACCGCAGACATGATCCACATTGTTGATGCTTGCTATAAAAAGGGAATAGCCATTCGTTTTCTGGAGAACGGACTAAGTACAGAAGGAACTATGGGGAAAATGGTGATTCAAATTTTGGCAGCTGTTGCAGAAGCAGAACGAGAACGTCTTCTGGAACGCACTAATGATGGCAGAATTTTCGCTATGGCATCCGGTGTCAAATTTGGACGGAAACCGCACTCGAAAGCAGCACTTGTCAGGCAATTAATCAATCAGAAGCAATCAGAAAAAATAATCCTAGAAAAGACTGGGGTTTCTCGGGCTACTTATTTTCGGTTAAAAAAATCGGAAAATAATCAAAAATCATCAGAAAGATAA